Proteins found in one Candidatus Dormiibacterota bacterium genomic segment:
- a CDS encoding alpha/beta hydrolase — MTALRGHSLQRPWGRLRVWSGGSGPVVVAVHGLGGSGRYFDGLAALARDRFTVVAPDLGGFGHSDKPAVDYGRRFHLDNLDAVVDEAAPGGRVVVVGHSLGGVLAALWTARRPERVAALALVATPFPATGRGMPAASRRTHAADRRPGRRLVYGALQAAWPVITLPVRSRTFPRAVIADYLRHTLPSYWGTAGAVLWDPSTEAELAGLAAWPGSPALILTSPEDRSVAAADADRWAALLPRAGRQGAAGGHQLLLRTRFAALLAWLDRLAL; from the coding sequence GTGACGGCGCTGCGGGGTCACTCCCTGCAGCGCCCCTGGGGACGGCTGCGGGTCTGGAGCGGGGGCTCCGGACCCGTGGTCGTCGCCGTCCACGGCCTGGGCGGCTCGGGCCGGTACTTCGACGGCCTCGCCGCCCTGGCCCGCGACCGGTTCACCGTGGTCGCCCCCGACCTCGGCGGCTTCGGCCACTCCGACAAGCCCGCGGTCGACTACGGCCGCCGCTTCCACCTCGACAACCTCGACGCCGTCGTCGACGAGGCCGCCCCCGGCGGGCGGGTGGTGGTGGTGGGCCACTCGCTCGGCGGGGTGCTCGCCGCCCTCTGGACGGCGCGCCGGCCGGAGCGGGTGGCCGCGCTCGCCCTCGTCGCCACCCCCTTCCCCGCCACCGGGAGGGGCATGCCGGCGGCGAGCCGGCGCACCCACGCCGCCGACCGGCGTCCCGGCCGCCGGCTGGTGTACGGCGCGCTCCAGGCGGCCTGGCCGGTGATCACCCTGCCGGTGCGCTCGCGCACCTTCCCACGCGCCGTCATCGCCGACTACCTGCGCCACACCCTGCCCAGCTACTGGGGCACCGCCGGCGCCGTCCTCTGGGACCCGTCCACCGAGGCCGAGCTCGCCGGCCTGGCGGCCTGGCCGGGATCGCCGGCCCTGATCCTCACCTCCCCCGAGGACCGCAGCGTCGCCGCCGCCGACGCCGACCGCTGGGCGGCGCTGCTGCCGCGGGCCGGGCGGCAGGGCGCGGCGGGCGGCCACCAGCTGCTGCTGCGCACCCGCTTCGCCGCGCTGCTCGCCTGGCTCGACCGGCTGGCTCTTTAA
- a CDS encoding 2-hydroxyacid dehydrogenase — MAGGDGRRLRLAALAPAVPPEMITLLDGAGIDVALPPSRDQDGVRAVLGGADVVLADWSGTLRLGAAEAALASGIGYIQNAGAGTDSIDLAAWAAAGVPVASTPGANATGVAEWCVAAALSVLRSMTWADAEVRAGRWPQLEAAERGCRELGAQRVGIVGFGDIGSRCAVRFGAFGCDVSYWSRRRRPPEEEHGATWRELDDLVRGSDVLVLVVPLTAETRGLLDAGRLARMPRGAVVVNGGRGGLVDEGALIAALDSGALGGAALDVFATEPLAADSPLRHSDRVLLSPHIGGATAESRMRIFSMIAGNLTRAMQGEPLQGVVNGASPQVRWRS; from the coding sequence ATGGCGGGTGGCGACGGCCGGCGGTTGAGGCTCGCGGCGCTGGCCCCCGCCGTCCCTCCCGAGATGATCACCCTGCTCGACGGCGCCGGCATCGACGTGGCCCTGCCGCCGAGCCGCGACCAGGACGGGGTGCGCGCCGTGCTCGGCGGCGCCGACGTGGTGCTCGCCGACTGGAGCGGCACGCTGCGGCTGGGAGCGGCGGAGGCCGCGCTCGCCTCCGGCATCGGCTACATCCAGAACGCCGGGGCGGGGACCGACTCGATCGACCTCGCCGCCTGGGCCGCGGCGGGCGTGCCGGTGGCGAGCACCCCGGGGGCGAACGCCACCGGCGTCGCCGAGTGGTGCGTCGCCGCCGCGCTGTCGGTGCTCCGCTCGATGACCTGGGCGGACGCCGAGGTGCGCGCCGGGCGGTGGCCACAGCTGGAGGCGGCGGAGCGCGGCTGCCGCGAGCTCGGCGCCCAGCGGGTCGGGATCGTCGGCTTCGGCGATATCGGCAGCCGCTGCGCGGTGCGCTTCGGCGCCTTCGGGTGCGACGTCTCGTACTGGTCGCGGCGCCGCCGTCCCCCCGAGGAGGAGCACGGCGCCACCTGGCGCGAGCTCGACGACCTGGTCCGCGGCAGCGACGTGCTGGTGCTCGTCGTCCCGCTCACCGCGGAGACCCGCGGGCTGCTCGATGCCGGCCGGCTGGCGCGGATGCCCCGCGGGGCGGTGGTCGTCAACGGCGGCCGCGGCGGGCTGGTCGACGAGGGGGCGCTGATCGCCGCGCTCGACTCCGGCGCCCTGGGCGGCGCCGCGCTCGACGTCTTCGCCACCGAGCCGCTCGCCGCGGACTCGCCGCTGCGGCACAGCGACCGGGTGCTGCTCTCGCCGCACATCGGCGGCGCCACCGCCGAGTCGCGGATGCGCATCTTCTCGATGATCGCCGGCAACCTGACCCGGGCGATGCAGGGAGAGCCGCTGCAGGGGGTGGTGAACGGCGCCTCCCCGCAGGTGCGCTGGCGCAGCTGA
- a CDS encoding site-specific DNA-methyltransferase — MLRRLPDAEIALVYIDPPFNTGRVQRRTSMRTVQSEAGGDRTGFGGRRYRTETTGTRAYTDAHDDYLAFLEPRLREAWRVLGPAGTLYVHLDYREVHHVKVLLDGLVGRDRFLNEIIWAYDYGARSRRRWPAKHDNILVYVKDPDAYWFDSTAVDREPYMAPGLVTAAKAELGKLPTDVWWHTIVSPTGREKTGYPTQKPEAVLRRIVTASTRAGDCVLDFFAGSGTTGAVARRLGRRFVLVDCNPEAFEVMRDRLGGTDIDYVRGSDPVGEAGEDP; from the coding sequence GTGCTGCGGCGGCTGCCCGACGCCGAGATCGCGCTCGTCTACATCGACCCGCCGTTCAACACCGGGCGGGTGCAGCGGCGCACGTCGATGCGCACCGTGCAGAGCGAGGCCGGCGGCGACCGGACCGGCTTCGGAGGCCGCCGCTACCGCACCGAGACCACCGGCACCCGCGCGTACACCGACGCCCACGACGACTACCTCGCGTTCCTCGAGCCCCGGCTGCGCGAGGCGTGGCGGGTGCTGGGCCCCGCCGGCACCCTCTACGTGCACCTCGACTACCGCGAGGTGCACCACGTCAAGGTGCTCCTCGACGGTCTGGTCGGCCGTGACCGCTTCCTCAACGAGATCATCTGGGCCTACGACTACGGGGCCCGCAGCCGGCGGCGGTGGCCGGCCAAGCACGACAACATCCTCGTCTACGTGAAGGACCCGGACGCGTACTGGTTCGACAGCACGGCGGTCGACCGCGAGCCCTACATGGCGCCCGGGCTGGTGACCGCGGCGAAGGCGGAGCTGGGCAAGCTGCCCACCGACGTCTGGTGGCACACCATCGTCTCGCCGACCGGGCGGGAGAAGACCGGCTACCCCACCCAGAAGCCGGAGGCGGTGCTGCGCCGCATCGTCACCGCCTCGACCCGCGCCGGCGACTGCGTGCTCGACTTCTTCGCCGGCAGCGGCACCACCGGCGCCGTCGCCCGCCGGCTGGGACGCCGCTTCGTCCTCGTCGACTGCAACCCCGAGGCGTTCGAGGTGATGCGCGATCGGCTGGGGGGCACGGACATCGACTATGTGCGAGGATCGGACCCGGTGGGCGAGGCGGGGGAGGACCCATGA
- the queC gene encoding 7-cyano-7-deazaguanine synthase QueC: protein MTGEPGATTEAGARAGGAVALVSGGLDSVTLAHLLHHRGHAPLHLVSIDYGQRHRRELDDARACAERLGARWDCVDLGSLGVLLGGSALTDAAVEVPDGHYADQTMRITVVPNRNAVMLTVAHAVAVAGGAATVAAAFHAGDHPVYPDCRPAFVDAYRRMQTLATEGFAPADMLVTPFLHLDKAAIVRAGHRLGVPFERTWSCYRGGERHCGRCGTCVERREAFTLAGVADPTAYETAPGG from the coding sequence ATGACCGGAGAGCCGGGCGCCACGACGGAGGCGGGGGCCCGGGCGGGCGGTGCGGTGGCGCTGGTCTCCGGGGGTCTCGACTCGGTGACCCTCGCCCACCTCCTCCACCACCGTGGCCACGCGCCGCTCCACCTCGTCTCCATCGACTACGGCCAGCGCCACCGCCGCGAGCTCGACGACGCCCGCGCCTGCGCGGAGCGGCTGGGGGCGCGCTGGGACTGCGTCGACCTCGGCTCCCTCGGGGTGCTGCTCGGCGGGTCGGCGCTCACCGATGCCGCGGTCGAGGTGCCCGACGGCCACTACGCCGACCAGACCATGCGAATCACGGTCGTGCCCAACCGCAACGCGGTGATGCTCACCGTCGCCCACGCCGTCGCCGTCGCCGGGGGCGCCGCGACGGTGGCCGCGGCCTTCCACGCCGGCGATCACCCCGTGTACCCCGACTGCCGCCCCGCCTTCGTCGACGCCTACCGGCGGATGCAGACCCTGGCCACCGAGGGCTTCGCCCCCGCGGACATGCTGGTCACCCCCTTCCTCCACCTCGACAAGGCGGCGATCGTGCGCGCCGGCCACCGGCTCGGCGTGCCCTTCGAGCGCACCTGGTCGTGCTACCGCGGGGGCGAGCGCCACTGCGGGCGCTGCGGCACCTGCGTGGAGCGGCGCGAGGCCTTCACCCTCGCCGGCGTGGCCGACCCCACCGCGTACGAGACCGCCCCCGGGGGCTGA
- a CDS encoding 7-carboxy-7-deazaguanine synthase QueE, with product MLTVAEVFGPTLQGEGPSLGRRCAFVRLGGCNLDCSWCDTPYTWDWSRFRPERELRRLDTAAVLSAVEAMAVDMLVVTGGEPLLQARALLPLLTGAGERGWRVEVETNGTVAPPPELAAGVTAFNVSPKLANSGIAEAVRIRPAALAALRGTGRAVFKFVVTTASELDEVAAVAAAHRLEPVFVMPEGTTAEVVVARMRELAGPALERGFHLTPRLHILLWGDRRGR from the coding sequence GTGCTCACCGTCGCGGAGGTCTTCGGGCCGACCCTCCAGGGCGAGGGGCCGTCGCTGGGGCGCCGCTGCGCCTTCGTGCGGCTGGGCGGCTGCAACCTCGACTGCTCCTGGTGCGACACCCCCTACACCTGGGACTGGAGCCGGTTCCGCCCGGAGCGGGAGCTGCGCCGCCTCGACACCGCCGCGGTGCTGAGCGCGGTCGAGGCGATGGCCGTCGACATGCTGGTGGTGACCGGCGGCGAGCCGCTGCTGCAGGCGCGGGCGCTGCTCCCCCTGCTGACCGGAGCCGGGGAGCGGGGATGGCGGGTCGAGGTGGAGACCAACGGCACCGTCGCCCCCCCGCCGGAGCTCGCCGCGGGGGTGACCGCCTTCAACGTCTCCCCCAAGCTCGCCAACTCGGGGATCGCCGAGGCGGTGCGCATCCGCCCGGCGGCGCTCGCGGCGCTGCGCGGCACCGGCCGGGCGGTGTTCAAGTTCGTGGTCACGACCGCGTCCGAGCTCGACGAGGTCGCGGCGGTGGCCGCGGCGCACCGCCTGGAGCCGGTGTTCGTGATGCCCGAGGGGACCACCGCCGAGGTGGTGGTGGCGCGGATGCGCGAGCTCGCCGGGCCGGCGCTCGAGCGCGGCTTCCACCTCACCCCGCGGCTGCACATCCTGCTGTGGGGCGACCGGCGGGGCCGCTGA
- a CDS encoding DUF4214 domain-containing protein: MRLSGSRFTMGLTALLISAASVVSAIGSDGASVRAATPVASNTSAPYDVVVQTMDSCRTPLDGARYVLTTATGTALPTTAVTFPSGTGGLVGTCVLQQGNCATVSKGCLVFKGVPAGDYRLKQTQTPAGNNTNPDGYAPCNSGSACQWQTADVTVNNDGTVAAQVTNMAPTGKAAQFPNDPNHAKYFSATAADPIVFHDFGLAHPGYAPAGGVASTPCDSAGASAPDGTPADADDWSTGTPSSSCRETPANEGKCTSPIAFTQNPAWNGVGFPWQCDTNPVAVPAHLISISLTPSTSSPGAFEPFTISLSSGGAAQSLTSTYVDASSNPQPENLMTVLGGPNSFTVVLGHPGTQTIRAMSGSTVIAVGSVVVPAGNGSFVGNLYHDVLGRNGDAAGITYWTQKLDGGASRASVANFFVDSTEAHGHIVDADYQLVLGRPADPGGRAYWIGRLNAGDYNEALLGLIGGSTEFYNAANRGQGNDTAFVNALYQVFLNRGPKQPETDYWVHAIATGTPRSAMGNNFAYSHEFHGTVANGWYSKYLHRTADAPGLAYWTGNLDHGQSDDVGAVNLLSCDEYFFANARY; this comes from the coding sequence ATGAGACTGTCCGGTTCCAGGTTCACCATGGGGCTCACGGCGCTGCTGATCAGCGCCGCGTCCGTGGTGTCGGCCATCGGGAGCGACGGCGCCTCGGTGCGAGCCGCCACCCCGGTGGCGTCCAACACCAGCGCCCCATACGACGTCGTCGTCCAGACCATGGACTCCTGCAGGACGCCCCTCGACGGCGCCAGGTACGTCCTCACCACCGCGACCGGCACCGCGCTCCCGACGACCGCGGTCACCTTCCCGTCGGGCACGGGCGGTCTGGTCGGGACCTGCGTGCTGCAGCAGGGCAACTGCGCCACGGTCAGCAAGGGCTGCCTGGTGTTCAAGGGCGTGCCCGCCGGCGACTACCGGCTGAAGCAGACCCAGACCCCGGCCGGCAACAACACCAACCCGGACGGCTACGCCCCCTGCAACAGCGGCAGCGCCTGCCAGTGGCAGACCGCCGACGTCACCGTCAACAACGACGGCACCGTCGCCGCCCAGGTCACCAACATGGCCCCCACCGGGAAGGCCGCGCAGTTCCCCAACGATCCCAACCACGCCAAGTACTTCTCGGCGACCGCCGCCGACCCGATCGTCTTCCACGACTTCGGCCTGGCCCATCCCGGGTACGCCCCGGCCGGCGGCGTGGCCAGCACCCCGTGCGACAGCGCCGGCGCCAGCGCCCCCGACGGGACTCCCGCTGACGCCGACGACTGGTCGACGGGCACCCCGAGCAGCTCCTGCCGCGAGACCCCGGCGAACGAGGGCAAGTGCACGAGCCCGATCGCGTTCACCCAGAACCCCGCCTGGAATGGCGTGGGCTTCCCCTGGCAGTGCGACACCAACCCCGTCGCCGTGCCGGCGCACCTGATCTCCATCTCGCTGACCCCGTCGACGTCCTCGCCGGGCGCCTTCGAGCCCTTCACCATCAGCCTGTCCAGCGGCGGCGCCGCCCAGTCGCTGACCAGCACCTACGTGGACGCCAGCAGCAACCCCCAGCCCGAGAACCTGATGACCGTGCTCGGTGGCCCCAACAGCTTCACCGTCGTGCTCGGCCATCCCGGCACCCAGACCATCAGGGCGATGAGCGGCTCCACCGTCATCGCGGTGGGCAGCGTCGTCGTCCCCGCCGGCAACGGCAGCTTCGTCGGCAACCTCTACCACGACGTCCTCGGCCGCAACGGTGACGCCGCCGGCATCACCTACTGGACCCAGAAGCTGGACGGCGGCGCCAGCCGCGCCAGCGTCGCCAACTTCTTCGTGGACTCGACCGAGGCCCACGGCCACATCGTCGACGCCGACTACCAGCTGGTGCTGGGCCGGCCCGCGGACCCCGGGGGCCGCGCCTACTGGATCGGCCGGCTGAACGCCGGAGACTACAACGAGGCCCTGCTCGGCCTCATCGGCGGCAGCACCGAGTTCTACAACGCGGCCAACCGGGGCCAGGGCAACGACACCGCCTTCGTCAATGCCCTGTACCAGGTCTTCCTCAACCGCGGCCCGAAGCAGCCCGAGACCGACTACTGGGTCCACGCCATCGCCACCGGCACCCCGCGCTCGGCGATGGGCAACAACTTCGCCTACTCCCACGAGTTCCACGGCACGGTGGCGAACGGCTGGTACTCCAAGTACCTCCACCGCACCGCCGACGCCCCCGGGCTCGCGTACTGGACCGGCAACCTCGACCACGGTCAGAGCGACGACGTGGGCGCGGTGAACCTGCTCAGCTGCGACGAGTACTTCTTCGCGAACGCCCGGTACTAG
- a CDS encoding DedA family protein gives MNFLNGLNGTVATLLLCALLYLDEVGVPLPFAPNEVLLVLAGLLIGTGAVSPWIFLPMALIVMVAGSLSGFGWARALGAERLRAVAEKLHAERAYDRATRRVQQASARSIAVTRLIPGVRTYATLVAGASGLPVRVFATGAIPALVVWVAVWVGLGVAVGAPVELFLSHFERLATSGLLLMAAGAGAYLAIRRVPSADEEIEGMISRVPSAGRLALALILDFGVVATIVSGADRIIRAAAHFHHVGLRDFLVLIGAVIVVYVVITRRGPGGTAGERLVKVTYRVRLRRSRRERRGRAAPATPPEDADPSPSEPREAASR, from the coding sequence GTGAACTTCCTCAACGGGCTGAACGGCACCGTCGCCACCCTGCTTCTCTGTGCCCTCCTCTACCTCGACGAGGTGGGGGTGCCCCTGCCCTTCGCGCCGAACGAGGTGCTGCTGGTGCTCGCCGGCCTGCTGATCGGGACCGGCGCGGTGTCGCCCTGGATCTTTCTCCCGATGGCGCTGATCGTCATGGTCGCGGGGTCGCTCAGCGGCTTCGGCTGGGCGCGCGCCCTCGGCGCCGAGCGGCTGCGTGCCGTCGCCGAGAAGCTCCACGCCGAGAGGGCGTACGACCGCGCCACCCGCCGGGTCCAGCAGGCCAGCGCCCGCTCGATCGCGGTCACCCGCCTGATCCCCGGGGTCCGCACCTACGCCACCCTGGTGGCCGGCGCCAGCGGCCTGCCGGTGCGGGTCTTCGCCACCGGCGCGATCCCCGCCCTGGTGGTCTGGGTCGCGGTGTGGGTCGGGCTCGGGGTCGCGGTGGGCGCCCCGGTCGAGCTCTTCCTCAGCCACTTCGAGCGCCTCGCCACCAGCGGCCTGCTCCTGATGGCCGCGGGAGCCGGGGCCTACCTGGCCATCCGCAGGGTCCCGAGCGCGGACGAGGAGATCGAGGGGATGATCTCCCGGGTGCCGAGCGCCGGCCGGCTGGCCCTCGCCCTCATCCTCGACTTCGGCGTGGTGGCCACCATCGTGAGCGGCGCCGATCGCATCATCCGGGCGGCGGCCCACTTCCACCACGTCGGCCTCCGCGACTTCCTGGTGCTGATCGGCGCGGTGATCGTCGTCTACGTGGTGATCACCCGGCGGGGCCCGGGCGGCACCGCGGGCGAGCGCCTGGTCAAGGTGACCTACCGGGTGCGCCTCCGCCGGTCGCGCCGGGAGCGGCGCGGTCGCGCGGCGCCGGCGACACCGCCGGAGGACGCGGACCCCAGCCCCTCGGAGCCGCGGGAGGCGGCGAGCCGCTAG
- the lgt gene encoding prolipoprotein diacylglyceryl transferase has protein sequence MSSAPLAVIRIGIDPVFHIGPAAIHWYGVMYAVAFYVGYRVAVVPYLTRRGVDRPTIDRLITWTIIMGLLGARLYYVVQSGLGYYLSHPQHILAFWEGGMAFFGAILGAFATLAVLGRRYHISFWVLADAAVLFGVVGQPIGRIGNLINGDILGGPSTLPWATAYTNPDAILQTQQGFRFCDPNAVVCTAYQPAAAYEAIGTILIGLVLLALLRRGVRDGVLAITYVALYAVSQIVIFRWRESEPVIALGLKQAQLTAIVVLVVGVPLLLLLRRRSRGDAEVRGGRPVTESTQPAEPVA, from the coding sequence GTGAGCAGCGCCCCGCTCGCGGTCATCCGCATCGGCATCGACCCGGTCTTCCACATCGGCCCGGCGGCGATCCACTGGTACGGCGTCATGTACGCGGTTGCCTTCTACGTGGGCTACCGGGTGGCGGTGGTCCCCTACCTCACCCGCCGCGGGGTCGACCGGCCGACCATCGACCGGCTGATCACGTGGACGATCATCATGGGGCTGCTCGGCGCCCGCCTCTACTACGTGGTGCAGAGCGGCCTCGGCTACTACCTCAGCCACCCCCAGCACATCCTCGCCTTCTGGGAGGGGGGGATGGCCTTCTTCGGGGCCATCCTCGGCGCCTTCGCCACCCTCGCGGTGCTCGGCCGGCGCTACCACATCTCCTTCTGGGTGCTGGCCGACGCCGCGGTGCTCTTCGGGGTGGTGGGGCAGCCGATCGGCCGCATCGGCAACCTGATCAACGGCGACATCCTCGGGGGCCCCAGCACCCTGCCCTGGGCGACCGCCTACACCAACCCCGACGCCATCCTCCAGACTCAGCAGGGCTTCAGGTTCTGCGACCCCAACGCGGTGGTCTGCACCGCCTACCAGCCGGCGGCGGCGTACGAGGCGATCGGCACCATCCTCATCGGCCTGGTGCTGCTGGCACTGCTGCGCCGGGGGGTCAGGGACGGCGTCCTCGCGATCACCTACGTGGCTCTGTACGCGGTCAGCCAGATCGTCATCTTCCGCTGGCGGGAGAGCGAGCCGGTGATCGCCCTCGGCCTCAAGCAGGCGCAGCTCACCGCCATCGTCGTGCTCGTGGTCGGGGTGCCGCTGCTGCTGCTGCTCCGCCGCCGCAGCCGGGGCGACGCCGAGGTCCGCGGCGGCCGGCCGGTGACGGAGTCGACCCAGCCGGCGGAGCCGGTGGCATGA
- a CDS encoding YggT family protein, whose product MHELAQIVALLVRIEIILIFARVLLSWFPGIPPWHPAVRLLSAVTDPILMPFRRMLPSIGGLDFSPIVAIVALQVVGGFLVDLIEPRGGSLALSLAIALRDVVHTVLLVLVIIVLLRVVISFMKVSPFHPAVRLIRDMSSPLVRPFAGVGARSAAADVPALVALAVYVILLIVAGRLLDQLVLSIAGQTVIVG is encoded by the coding sequence ATGCATGAGCTCGCCCAGATCGTCGCCCTCCTCGTCCGGATCGAGATCATCCTGATCTTCGCCCGGGTGCTGCTCTCATGGTTCCCGGGGATCCCTCCCTGGCACCCGGCGGTGCGCCTCCTCAGCGCCGTCACCGATCCGATCCTGATGCCCTTCCGGCGGATGCTGCCCAGCATCGGCGGGCTCGACTTCTCGCCGATCGTCGCGATCGTGGCGCTGCAGGTGGTGGGCGGGTTCCTCGTCGACCTGATCGAGCCGCGCGGCGGATCGCTCGCGCTCTCGCTCGCCATCGCGCTGCGCGACGTGGTCCACACCGTCCTGCTCGTGCTGGTGATCATCGTGCTGCTCCGGGTGGTGATCTCCTTCATGAAGGTGAGCCCCTTCCATCCCGCGGTGCGGCTGATCCGGGACATGTCGTCACCCCTGGTGCGGCCCTTCGCCGGGGTGGGCGCGCGCAGCGCCGCCGCCGACGTCCCCGCGCTCGTCGCCCTCGCGGTCTACGTGATCCTGCTCATCGTCGCCGGCCGCCTGCTCGACCAGCTGGTGCTGAGCATCGCCGGGCAGACCGTCATCGTCGGCTGA
- a CDS encoding HAD family hydrolase has translation MGAAALPPGARLTAAAAMPFHPDTVALDVDGVLVDVEPSFREAVRHTVAALQRLMGVERPWTPSHAEIAQLKRAGGFNDDIHSSIALAAVGAGGAAGRLEALLSAVEAAGGGLAGLRAAAPELPRVDGGLCVRVFDEHYWGADRFRAVFGEDPRHVTTAAGLVDAERPLVAADLPRRLRETAQVARVALITGRTPPELEAALELLGWSLADVDAVVTGDQLRKPDPACLERVLDACGSSAAVYAGDVRDDWELVRRHRAERPGGPPVRGVIVGGEAEALRPLGVDVTLREAGDLVPLLRWWAAA, from the coding sequence ATGGGGGCGGCGGCCCTCCCTCCGGGAGCCCGGCTCACCGCGGCGGCGGCCATGCCGTTCCACCCCGATACCGTGGCGCTCGACGTCGACGGCGTCCTCGTCGACGTCGAGCCCTCCTTCCGCGAGGCGGTGCGGCACACCGTGGCCGCGCTGCAGCGGCTGATGGGCGTGGAGCGGCCGTGGACGCCCAGCCACGCCGAGATCGCGCAGCTCAAGCGGGCCGGCGGCTTCAACGACGACATCCACAGCAGCATCGCCCTCGCCGCGGTCGGCGCCGGCGGGGCGGCCGGCCGCCTCGAGGCGCTGCTCTCCGCGGTCGAGGCCGCCGGGGGCGGGCTCGCCGGGCTCCGCGCCGCGGCGCCGGAGCTGCCCCGGGTGGACGGCGGCCTCTGCGTCCGTGTCTTCGACGAGCACTACTGGGGCGCCGACCGCTTCCGCGCCGTCTTCGGCGAGGATCCGCGGCACGTCACCACCGCCGCCGGGCTGGTCGACGCCGAGCGCCCGCTGGTCGCCGCCGACCTGCCCCGGCGGCTGCGCGAGACCGCGCAGGTCGCCCGGGTGGCGCTGATCACCGGCCGCACCCCGCCCGAGCTCGAGGCGGCGCTCGAGCTGCTCGGCTGGTCGCTCGCCGACGTCGACGCGGTGGTCACCGGGGACCAGCTGCGCAAGCCCGACCCCGCCTGCCTCGAGCGGGTGCTCGACGCCTGCGGCTCGAGCGCCGCCGTGTACGCCGGGGACGTGCGCGACGACTGGGAGCTGGTGCGCCGTCACCGCGCCGAGCGTCCCGGCGGTCCTCCGGTGCGCGGCGTCATCGTCGGCGGCGAGGCCGAGGCGCTGCGCCCCCTCGGCGTCGACGTCACCCTCCGCGAGGCCGGTGACCTCGTCCCCCTGCTGCGCTGGTGGGCGGCCGCCTGA